In the Sorghum bicolor cultivar BTx623 chromosome 4, Sorghum_bicolor_NCBIv3, whole genome shotgun sequence genome, ACGCATTGCATGCAGTAGGATTACATTGAAATGCAACATAATATAGTTTGAGCATTTCGCAGCTAATCCGAAATGAGGATCGTGAGAATTTAACATTCAAGCAGCAGGAAAGTATGGAATTATGGATGATTAGTTATGGAATAGGAAACTAAAGGAGAAATTCGCAGAGTACTCAGTATCAGCATGCCAACCTTTCGAGAATAAACGGAAGATGAATTCTGAAGCTGTTCCTTCCTCCTGCATAGAAGAATTGAAAATGAGCTGCTGATTCATACTTCTAGATGGATCAAAGTAATATTAAGCTATATATATACAATAATGATACATCATAGATGCCAATGTATATGACCACATGTGTGTAATATGTAAATGCTTTGTGCAACATAAGCAAGGCACAGAATATATTTAATAATCTACAAATTTCCATAAATCGTCACATTTTCATTAACAAATATTGGACAGTTGTACAAAATGGAAAGATAAAATTACTAGTTAGAAACGTGACATAAATAGCTTTGTCTGTAAACACAAGGAAAATGGAAGCCAACCTCTTAGAGAATCTTCTGGGGAGGACACTCTGAACCTTCTGACATTTTTCATGGTCAGACACCTCTGGATCAATGGCATGAGTCCTCTTTGCAGATAAAGATGTGGAGCTTGGTTGGCTCGAGTACATCTTATCCACCGATATAGGATTCCTTTTCCCCGCACGCCCTTGGCTTTTCAGTGTATTCAAAGGTAACTGCATCCACAATTCCCTTGTAACAGCTTCCAAGAGAGAGATTCGTACAGTTCAACAAGACACTAAAAAAAagggagaaagaaaaaaaatgtgctGTACCTGGCAATATTTAGTTTTCTGAATGGGAGGTGACCTTGAAAGGAACCTGTTGCCCTCATGTCCCACCTGCTCATCTTCCAGGCCTACAAACAAATGACACATAACAAATCAATGACAGTTTGTATCAGTGAACAGCTGTAACAGATTCAACTGATGCTTTTATTCTGATGATTCATACTCCACACGGATAGCATGCATTTCCCGTGATAAATCCAGTAACCATGACATGTGCATAACGTCTCCCAATCCACCTTTTGCGGCTAGCAGAGGTACAAGGTTAGAAATGATAAATACAGCAAGGGTGGAAACTTACTGAAAGCAAACACATCCTTAGAAGTGGAATGAGCATCCTGTTCCCGACCACCAGCAGCCTGCAAACCAAAACAAGCAATGGTACTCGGAATCACCGATGCAATGTAGTAGCTCTGCAGAAGAAAGGGGGACAAAAGACCTACGCGCACACCACACCTGAGGAACAGTATGCGAAACAACCGCGAGGGTTCATCCATCCGTAATCAAACACCCCAGTCCGACACAACCACAGGAGAGCGGGCGTACACGCGTACCTTGGCGGCCGCGCGGGTCACTGGTCGGCGCGCCCCAACATCCACGTTCGCGGCGGTGCGGCGCTCGGCCACGCACCAGCCGACATCGTCGCGGCGCGTCCGGAACGTCCTCCGGTGGCTGCTGCTGTCTGGGGACCCCCGCCTCCGCTCGTCGCCCGATAACGCCCTCGCGACGCCCAACGCCCGCGCCTTCGTCGCCGCCTTCGCCCCGGAGGCGCGCGGCGCCGACGAGGGGGAGGCGAAGCAGACTTCGGCGTCGAGGTCGCGGGACGGTGAGCCGCGAAAGACCTCCTCCCAATCGATTTTGATTTTGATCCGCTCCATCGCCGCCGATCGGCCTGCGATCGGGGAGGAGAGGGATGGGGTTTTGCCCTTTTGGGGGTTTGTGTGGGAGGGAAACCCAAAAGAGTGGGGGGAGGAACCGAGGAAGAAGTGGAGGTTGCCGCTTAATTGCTCGGCGAAACCATCATTCGTTCACCAGCTTACGCCGGAAGGAAGACGGAGACGGGTTGCGGCGTGGGAGGAGACGGGACGGGTTCAGCATAGTAGTGGGCCTGATGGGCCAGTGTCGTTCATCAGATACTGTTAGTTAGGCCCAGGTCAGCTAAGTGGTATGTATGGGAAAAGGAAGAAGTCCACTTTACGTCCCTCAACTTTCGCAAAAGTCTAATTTTCATCTCTAAACTTTAAAACCGGGTAAAATATATCCCTCAATTTTTGAAACCATGCATATTACGTCCCTGACATggttatgagcggttttgaaagcagttttgtctttttcatttttatttattttggctaaatatttgttaaattatagtaaatcacataaaatttataaaatagtaaatctgattttgttggactccagataagtagatctacatagtgaacatataatatagtatgttttagtataaaatttttattgtagctttagaactgttttttctataattaattagaataattcatagctatagtttgtatggtccaattgtggtgaattttttatgttagactaattattatatgtttaaactatggtaaaaaaatcatactcattagatcatgtataacttagttatagatttattataatttaacaagcataaacctaaataaatctataactaagtaatacatgattcaatgagtataaaattttttctataactcaaacatagaataattagctcaccatataaatttcatcacaattagaccatagaaaatgtagctataattagtctaattaattacagaaaaaaacatagatctaaagatgcatcaaaaaaattgtactagaacatactatattatatattcaatgtgtagatctactgatctaaagtctaacaaaattgagttttctattttatgatttttatgtgatgtactgtgatttttcaaaaaaaatcagccaaaataaataaaaagaaaaaggtaaaaccgctttcaaaaccatgtcaaggatgtaatgtgcacggtttaaaagttgagggatgtatttttaTCTGATTTTAGAGTTCAAGGATGAAAATCAGACTTTCGCGAAAGTTGAGAGACctaaagtagactttttcctataGGAAAACTAAATATTGGGCTGTGGGTTGTATAGTGATGGGTTGATCTGGGCTGGCCAGgcgtctaaggccttgtttagttcccaattttttttttcaaaattctcgaTCAAATcgaagagtattaaatatagattaaaatataattatttgtataatttatctataatttgcaagacgaatattttgagcataattaatctataattagacaataattacaaaatacaaacaaaagtgttacagtagtcAAAATCAAAATGTTTCCcatataaacaaggcctaaatgaaattgtggactTATGCCTTTAGACCCTCATTGGCACAAGAagtttttttggaaaaaaaactttttggtgAACTTTCTAGATAAAGCTAAGTTATATTTAAAAAGGTTGTTTGGTAAGAAAGAAATAGGGAAGAGAGTTAGGATAAGCTATTTTTTCAGTTTCATTCTAACTCATGTCTTTGTGAGGAGAAGAAAAATAACTTCACTCATGaagttgttttggaaaaaaGTATTTGGCAAAAGAAAAACAGTTTGTGAAGCTATTATGAGTTATGCCAAACTGACCCTTAATTTGAACTCAAATTACAAACCTTTACGGATTACGGAAACAATTTGGGCATGTTATGATGAAGTACTATTAAATTATTAAAGAGCAGTAATGGAGGATTACAGCATATAATAAGCTCGAGGTATACGACGAGTTGGCAACATGTCCCACAAGGAAAAAAAACAGGCATGACCCATATTCTCTATTATTGGAAAATATAATAATGAGAGATGTACCTGACTTCACCTCCATCGAGGAGAATTTAGACCAGCTCACTAGTACATTGtctttttctatatatataaattttacTCTGTACTTAAATACATATAGTAAAAAAATATATCTAGAAAATTTAATAtgttataatttgaaataggaGAGTACGATTTTTAACAATTGGTAAACTAAATTCGTAGTTTAAAACAAAATCAACTCAAGAGCTACTAATGCGTCACGGACACACGGCTCACGACCTCACGTGTCACGTGCACCGCTCGAAAGGCAGAGCGCGCTGCGGGATAAGGAGTGGGCCCACGCTCGGTTTACGGGGGTTAGGCGGGCGGTTGACGTCGTAGGTCACGTTTCCCGCGCTTTTAGCGCAAAACTGAAAGCGGGCGCCTAATTAGGATCGGGTGGGGGCCTTGGGCGCCTGGGAATCTGGGATGGACTCGCTGACTTGGCATGGCAGTTGGCAGCTCAGAGTTTTCATGGTGGCCTCGGCTGCTCAGCTGCTGACTGTTGTCGATCGCGTGATAGCTTAGGCCTTAGGCTGCTACGGACATAATCACATAACAGTATTCTAAGTTAGGGCATGTTTAGATCCCTTCAAAATTATAAAAGTTACAAGATTTTTCACCGCATCGAAATTTACattaagcactaaatatagagaaaaaaattaattgtacagtttatctgtaaaatcgtgagacgaatcttttgagctttcaTAGACattgtttgtcaaatacaaatgaaagtgatacaatatcaaaattttaaaaagttagaCCTAAATACGCCTTTAGTAACTTTAGGTAATGTAATGTTTCATCGAAGAAAAAACGACCTGCATGTATAGAAGCAGTACTGTAGAAGCTTATTTTATTTCTCTAAACGACAGTTTAGTCGTTAGACACCCATAGATACCTCATCGAGGCCGAAATAGTAAGCCTAAGACCATCAGCATTCTATTATAACTcaattttatttaaatttaaatgacaatatacataaaaaaatataatattaaGATATACTCTAGGTAATATCTCGAACGAAAAAGTACTCTATTAATACATGCACAAAAAAATCTTGCTAGTGCCTTTTGAAAAAATACCTCAAACGAAAATAACAATAAACTAAGCAAAACTGATGAAAAAGGTTGAATTATGAcatttatatattatataaacaAATAAACGCTTATCTCCGTTCACATGGAATACTACTACAAAATAACGAAGATCCGATTTGGCACGGTGCCAAAACGGCCTGAACCTTTTGCTACAACAGTGTATAGAAGAGCCCAACTCCTCCTGTTTTACTTCGAGACGAGaggtaattttttttttgaaactacgagaggtaataataataataatccaaTGAAGCGACGGCGTGACAGCGGGCGAGAGCAATAACACGGCGCCGGGGCAACCCGTGCCGTGCACGCGCGGTCCATGACACGACGCCCAGCCCCGAGCTGAGACCGTGAGACGTGACCTGGCGGCATCGGCCGTTCGGCCGTTCCGTCGTCCGTCCCCCGTGGCCGTGGCTGCCTTGTTTACAAGTCAACTGACGCCCGCGTCCGCGGCCTCATTTGGCGGCACGGCATTTGGGGCCGGGGTGACGCGCGGCCCCCCGCGCCCCGCGCGAGCGATGATTGATTTCGTCTGCGTTTTTAAAATGACAGCGACGACACCCACGAGCCACAAAAAGAAGAGCCGATCCAGTTGCTGAGGAGGAGGCTGGGGGCTCAGCTCGAGAGAGTCCACACGCACCACCCCCAGGTCCCAGACTCCCAGTCCCCACCCaccactcctcctcctcctcctcccctcgccgccgccgccagttcCCGTCCGATCCGCCCGGATCGCCCCGCCATGGACCAGGTGAGCGCGCCTCGCCGTCTCCGATCGCTCCGCTACTACTGCCgccctcctcccctctccctTCTCCACCGGCCGCAGTCGCGCGCGGCGGCGAGCGAgctctgtctgtctgtctgtctgtctgtgaTGTGTCCCTGACTCCCTGTAATGTAATGCAATGTAACGCGGGCGGCGGGAATGAATGGTGTGGCGCAGTACGAGAAGACGGAGAAGATCGGGGAAGGCACGTACGGGGTGGTGTACAAGGGCAAGGACCGCCACACCAACGAGACGATCGCGCTCAAGAAGATCCGCCTCGAGCAGGAGGACGAAGGCGTCCCTTCCACCGCCATCCGCGAGATCTCACTCCTCAAGGAGATGCAGCACCGCAACATCGTCAGGTACTTACTACTACTTGTAACTTATCACTTACTCCATGccagtgtgtgtgtgcgcgcgcgcgcgcgcgcggaacATTGCCCCGGCCCCGGGCGTTTCTacctgctgctgcctgctgctgaTGCGCTCTGCCGTGCAGGCTGCAGGACGTGGTGCACAACGACAAGTGCATCTACCTCATCTTCGAGTACCTCGACCTCGACCTGAAGAAGCACATGGACTCCTCCGCCGACTTCAAGAACCACCGCATAGTCAAAGTCAGGCTCGTTTCCCTTCCTCTCCATTTGCTTTGAATTGAGCCGCCGTACGGTACTCTTGTTATACCGTACCACCTACTACCCCCAGCAGACAACTGTGTGGATGATAATTGCGAGACATGAAATGCAAATTGTAATGCCGGACTATGCTCCTTGTGCTGTGCTGTGCCGTGTAGTCCTACCTCTACCAGATTCTGCGGGGCCTCGCCTACTGCCACTCCCACCGCGTGCTCCACCGCGATCTCAAGCCACAGAACCTGCTGCTCGATCGCCGCAACAACATCTTGAAGCTCGCCGACTTTGGATTGGCGAGGGCATTTGGCATCCCTGTCCGGACTTTCACTCACGAGGTACGTTTTCACTCACGCCCCGATGACATGCTGTCGGTCTGGTAGTACGCTGACTTAAGGTGCCTGCATTAGTCAATCCGCGGTAGCTGCAAAATTGCCATGACATGTTATTTAGCGTATTGGAAAAGGAACGCAGTTATTCACTCATGAACGCCACAAAAATGCTATTAGAATCGTCGCCTTTGTTGCACAGAAGTTTGTAACTGTTCAATTCGTTAGGCCAGATGCATATGCGTTTCTTCATTTTAGATAATGGAACAAGGTTCCAGCCTCTACCAACATATGCGTTTCTTCATGGCGTACTGTTACCACTGTCTTAATCGCTTGCACGCTTCAAACTGTTTTGTAACTGCCGGTAACGCCATTCCCGTGTGCTTTTGTGTAGTGCACCTTAAGATTGTTTACCTTTGCAGTTTGCATATGACATAGAAAATGAGCAAGCATTGAAGCTAATAATGGACACACCTAAATAGGAttctatatttatataaaattggAAAGGCCGTTACGAAGGAGAGCTCTAGGACAATAACCGAATTTGTCATCTGCTTGGTGATAGTGCAGTACGAGATGCGATCATTCTTGGGTAATTTCAAATTTAAGGTTGCCTTTGGATTGGCGATAGTGCTGACTTTGTTGGCAAGGGTGTTTGACATTCCTGTCCTGACTTTTATTCATGAGGTATATTTTACAGCTTGACCACATGTTCTTGGTCTGGTACGCTGACTTAAGGTACCTGCCTGAGTCAAGCCATGGCAGATGAAAAATTGTCTTGCCATGTTAGCGTCCTAGCACAGGAACACTGTTACAAAATGCTTTTGTTGTTGCCTTTGTTGCACAACTGTTCATAGTTGTTCAGTTTGTTAGGCCACATGCATATGCATTTCATCATATGGCGTACTGATACCACTGTCTGACTGGCTTGCACGCTTTTTGTATTTGTGCAAAAACTACTTGTAACTGCCAGTAACACTATTTGTGTGTGCTTTTCTGTAGTACGCCTTAAGATTGTTTACTTTTGTCCTGTGCACACAACATAGCAAGTATTGAAGCTAAAAATGGAAAGAGAAACGGAACACACGTTTATGCATATACATATCTAAATGGGCCTTTGTATACACTGGAAATGCTGTTAAGGAAGTTCTAAAAAAATCACTCATCTGCTTGGCGATAGTGCAATTGTGGTGATCACTGTTGCATAACAAATCGTAATTGCCATTTTGTTAGGCTACATGCATAGTATGTTTTTCTTCACATGGTGTACAAGTACCACTGCCTGACTCATTTCAGCTCCTTTCATATTCGAGCGAAGGCTAGTTAGTAATTGCTGGTAACACCATTCCTGTGTGCTTTTCTGTAGTACGCCTTAGGATTGCTTACTTTGTCCTGTGCATACGACAGAGCAAGTGTTGAAGCTAAAAACGGAAAGAGAAATGGAACACATGCTTATGCATAAttgcatatacatatacatgtcTTACTAGGGTTTTGTTTAAAACTGCAAAGGCTGTTTTAAGAAGGAAACTTCTAGAAAAACCACTCATCTGCTTGGCGAGAGTGCAGTTCTTTTCTAGAGGTCACATTGATCTTGTTCTTGGGTGATTTCAAATTTGGTGTCGTCTTTGAGTTGATGCAAACATCGTTGGGGCTGGCATTTATATGAAAGAACTGTTACCATGATGCTCTGTACCTTCTCCTTTCCTTTTGAGCTTGCCATCATTTAATTGGAACTGAACTTTTTTTTAGGTGGTGACACTCTGGTATAGAGCACCGGAAATTCTTCTTGGTGCAAGGCATTATTCCACCCCTGTTGATGTGTGGTCAGTTGGTTGCATTTTTGCTGAAATGGTGAACCAGAAGCCACTTTTTCCTGGTGACTCTGAGATTGATGAGCTGTTTAAGATTTTCAGGTCTTATTTACAGGAGTTGTTCAAACTTTCTTTAGTTTGTTGCATGTTGCAGGGAAAAAATCTTATCTGGGCTGTGTATTCTTCTCTGTTAATGCAGAATTTTGGGCACTCCAACTGAAGGAACATGGCCAGGTGTTGCTACATTACCTGATTACAAGTCAACTTTCCCAAAGTGGCCATCTATGGTAAATAATAAACAAGTTCTTTTTATTATTGCAAACAGTGGGATAGGGTTCTGAGTTGTGGGTGTGGATGAAAACTTGTACCGTGTTCTGCTCTGTTATAGTTAAGTTTGGGATCTCCTTTTTTGCTTGTGTATGAGGGTAATCCAATGTTACAGCGATTTCCATTTTTTTGCTCTAACATGCAGTTCATGCTGTAGGATCTTGCAACTGTGGTCCCAACACTTGAACCGGCAGGAATCGATCTTCTATCTGTAAGTCAGACTAATGAATTCTTTGCATTTTTTACTTAGCTTTAGTGTTTACTTATGTTCTCCGCTTTTCCTCAGTCTACTAGATCATCTTCTGTTTTTTACCCATGTCATTAGTTATTCTTAATGAATAGATGACATGGCCTTCTTTGTGGGTTTACACGAAGGCTGGAAAATCTGTTTGCATTTGAGTAGCCCAAGGTTTTATCCAATGGTAGAAGTGAAAACTGAAAACCTAGCGTGATAAGTTTCTACCCTTTTTTGTGGTCATCTGAAGTCTCTGTGCACTTACATTATTTTGCATTATTGAGGCTGCAACCTGCAAATGTTGCATATAGCAGGTTAGCAGCATTGTAGGTCTGTTGTTTTAACACGATGTTCAGCCTAGTCTGTGCAGAAAATTCCCTCTTTTCCCTAGCACATATTTGCTATCTTGGAAACACTTGCGCGCTTGTGGGGCTGCAAGTGCATCAGGATTGTAGCATTGTAGGCATATCTTCCAATATTGGTTCAGACTCATTTCTCTTCAAACATGCACATCTAAATGCACAGGGGTCATTTTTTTGTTAAGGTATTGCAATTTGTCCTGCCACACTGGGTAGTGGTCTAGTGGACAGACACCAAACTGGAATCTTGAAACTGCATTGCTTTTTTTGTACAACTGCCAGTAGTAGGGTTGAATGTCAACTTACTGATTCTCCCTCCCTTTTATGTACGTCCTGTGTTACACCACCGCATGCTGATTTGCTACATGTCAATGCCAGAGAACATAATCAGACTAGACGATTGCATTATTCGCTCACGCTAGCCTTTCATTTTCACTGCCCCGAATTCTGTACGATTTGTATCAGTGTGCACCTTAACGTGGCTGACTTGACTTCTCCCCACCGTTGTCCCTTGCAGAAGATGGTGCGGCTAGATCCCAGCAAGAGAATCACCGCCCGTGCCGCCCTCGAGCATGAGTACTTCAGGGACCTCGAGCACGCCTACTAGATGATGGATGAACCATTCATTCCTTCCCTTCACTTGCCCTGCCCCTCTGTAAATTAAGGTCATAATGCTTGGGCCCGGCGAGTAACCCATTTTGGCCGCTGCTGCGTTAATCTATAATAATAAGAACTAAGATGGTGTGCTGTGCTATCCCGACCATGCAATTTTCTttgattttttctttttttggctgTGTAGAGAAATGAGAACGGTGATCCGGAGATCGATCCTTGTCGCGGTTTTGTCTATCAATTGCTTGTTTCTGGAGCCTAGATGGCTGGATGCTGGATTCCGGTGGAAAGAGAGCTTGCCCTGGTTCAGAAAAGTTGGTCCTGGTATGCTTGGCTGTCTGCTGTCAGCCTGTCGCGGTCTGTTAGCCGATGCATGTAATGGTGTTTCTGATGCACGGTCTTGGTAGCGGTAAGCAACGTGGTCGGTCGTCATTTGTGGGATCTGATGCTGTGCCCGTTGACCTGTCGCCTTGAGATCACTAGTCAGCGATCGATCTGGTGCCGTCATTTCTGTAACCGAAATTGGCACCTGGTCATGGTATGAAATTGGCAGTTGAGAAATGCATACACACGCCGCGCAGACCTCACATGCGATGAGGATTTGGTGTGGTGTGTGGACTTGGGGGTGGACACTGGACAGCCAGTGAGTTCATGGCTTCATGCTCATGTGCAGCTGCTGCTGTTGGCCGTGCAAGCAGCAGCAGAGTGCCGACGGAGTGGTCACTGCGACTGCGAGTTGGACCGACCGTAGCGgaccatggccttgtttagctgaaaatcaaaaagttttcaagattctccgtcacatcaaatcttgtatcacatgcatgaaacattattaaatatagataaaaataaaaactaattacacagtttagctgtaaatcacgagacgaatattttgaccctagttagtctataattggataacatttgtcacaaacaaacgaaagtgctataataccgaaaacttttcacttttcggaactaaacaaggcccatggcACAGCCGCACAGGCGAACATCTTTGCATCACATCGCTTTGGTTGACGGTTAGGCTTGGGCACGCCTTTTTGGTGCAGGAATTTCGCTTTCGCACGAATTGCACCTGCAACAAATCGCATGGCATGTCCTGGTTCTGTTGGGTGTTGGCAGGGCGGATGGATGGCCGGGGCCGCGGCAGACAAGacaacaaaggccttgtttaatctgatttttttttagattttactACTGTACcatttttgtttatttgtggcaaatattatctaattataaactaactagagtcaaaaaattcgtctcgcgatttacaagtaaactgtgtaattagtttttattttcgtctatatttaatgcttcatgcatatgccagaagattcgatgtgacggtgaaACTTGAAAACCTTTTAGTTTTTGGagtgaaataaacaaggcccaagtaaaAGCACTGAGAGCGACGCAGCATGGCGTTCTTTTGCAATTCTGCCCCACGTTTTCTGAAATttttacatcaaatctttgaacATATGTGTGCCAAACACAGGGTCGATCAATTTGTCTTCCAAAACAAATTGCATGTATTCAAAGATTTGATGCTCTATGCATGCTTGATTGGCACTTTGTTTGTGACAACTGACAATGATAATTGTACAGAAATTTCAGATGATTTAATTCATTCTTACGGGAGAAACAACGTCAACATGAATGAATAATCGAAATCAACTCCGgcaaaaagcaaaagaagaaaaaggagcTTCAAATCGAATCCGCTGCGCAGGCGGCCCCACCAGTCAGAGTCTAACGAGTTACCAGGCTGACGCCGTCACAGGTCGCGTCTTTACgagagcagagagagagagagagagagagagagagagacgg is a window encoding:
- the LOC8068271 gene encoding cyclin-dependent kinase A-2: MDQYEKTEKIGEGTYGVVYKGKDRHTNETIALKKIRLEQEDEGVPSTAIREISLLKEMQHRNIVRLQDVVHNDKCIYLIFEYLDLDLKKHMDSSADFKNHRIVKSYLYQILRGLAYCHSHRVLHRDLKPQNLLLDRRNNILKLADFGLARAFGIPVRTFTHEVVTLWYRAPEILLGARHYSTPVDVWSVGCIFAEMVNQKPLFPGDSEIDELFKIFRILGTPTEGTWPGVATLPDYKSTFPKWPSMDLATVVPTLEPAGIDLLSKMVRLDPSKRITARAALEHEYFRDLEHAY